Part of the Janibacter endophyticus genome is shown below.
GAGCGCGACGAGCACGGTGCGCTTGCCCTCGCGGAGGTCGTCGCCGGCCGGCTTGCCCGTCTCGTCCGGGTCGCCGAAGACCCCGAGGAGGTCGTCGCGCAGCTGGAAGGCCTCGCCGAGCGCGAGCCCGTAGCCCGACAGCGCGTCCCGCGTCGTCGGGTCGGCGCCGGCGGCGGCCGCGCCGATGAGCAGCGGGTGCTCGATGGAGTACTTCGCGCTCTTGTAGCGCAGGACGCGGCGGGCCCGCTCGACCCGCTCCTCGCCCGTGGCCGCCGACCACGGCTGCATCGACTCGACGACGTCGATGAACTGGCCGGCCATGAGCTGGGTGCGCATCCGCTCGAGCACCTCCCACGCGGCCGCGAGCCGGTCGGCGGGCAGGCCGGCCCGGACGACGAGGTCGTCGCACCAGTCGAGGCAGAGGTTGCCGGAGAGGATCGCGCCGGCGAGGCCGAAACGGTCGGGGTCGCCCCGCCAGCCCCGCTCGGCGTGCGCGGACGCGAGGGCGCGGTGAGCGGCGGGCGCGCCGCGGCGGGTGTCGGAGTCGTCCATGACGTCGTCGTGGAGCAGGGCGGCGGCCTGGAAGAGCTCCATCGCCGCGGCCAGGGCGACCGGGACCTGCCCGTCCGCGCCGCCGCCGGCGCGGTAGCCCCAGTAGGCGAAGGCGGCCCGCAGCCGCTTGCCGCCCCGGACGAGCGCGGTGATCGCCTCGGTGAGGTCGGTGACGTCGGGGCCCATCTCGTCGAGGTGGCGCTGCTGGCGGGCGAGCTCGGAGTCGAGCTGTGCCTGGATCCGGCCCCGCAGGTCGTGGGCGAAGGGGTCGGGCACGGCGATCGGTCTCCTCGGGCTCACGTCACGGCGGGTGACGCACATCTCTGGTCTCACCAGCGGATACGGCAAGCCTACGGTCCGGCCTGCGGGCTATCGTCCCCGCCATGACCACGCAGGCTCTCACCGGGATCGCGGGCGGCACGTCCCGCGGCACGATCCCCCAACGGCTGGCCGCCCCGCGACCCTCCGTGAGCTTCGAGTTCATGCCGCCGAAGGACGACGCCGGCGAGGCGGTGCTCTGGGAGGCCATCGAGCGCCTCGAGCCCTTCGCCCCGGACTTCGTCTCGGTGACCTACGGCGCGGGCGGCTCGAGCCAGGACCGCACGCTGCGGATCACCGAGGAGATCGGGCGCCGGACCTCGCTCACCGCGATGGCCCACCTCACCTGCGTCTCGCAGACCACCGACGACCTGCGCACCGTGCTCGCGGGCTACCGGGACGCGGGCATCGACCATGTCCTCGCCCTGCGCGGCGACCCGCCCGGCGACCCGGGAGGGGAGTGGGTCGCGCACCCCGGCGGACTCGACCACGCCGACGAGCTCGTCGCGCTCATCCGTGACGTCGGAGGCTTCGAGGTCGGGGTCGCCGCCTTCCCCGACGTGCACCCGAGCTCGGCCTCGCTCGAGGAGGACATCGAGACTCTCGTCCGCAAGGCGGACGCGGGCGCGACCTTCGCCGTGACCCAGATGGTCTTCGACGCCGACTCCTACCTGCGGCTGCGCGACGCCGTCGCGGCCCGCCGCGACCTGCCGATCACGCCGGGCGTCATGCCGGTGACGAGCGTCAAGATGATCCAGCGGATGGCGCTGCTCATGGGCACCCCGCTGCCGGAGCGGGTCGTCTCGCGGCTCGAGGCCGTCGGCGACGACTCCGCCGCGGTGCGCGCGGTGGGTGTCGAGATCGCCACGGAGCTCTCCGAGCGGATGCTCGCCGAGGGCGCGCCGGGGCTGCACATCATCACGATGAACCGCTCCACCGCAAGCCTCGAGGTGCTCGAGAACCTCTCCCACGTCTGGGCCTGACCGCCCGTCCCGACCGCCGTTGTCGGCTGTCGCCGATCTGGGTTACCGTCTCTCTCGTCGAACAGGTGTTCGATCAGGTGAGCGTCGGTGGGGGTCGAGCCCGGCGACCTGTCCGTCAGTGAGAGGACGAGGTCATGACGCGTCGAGTCGGCGAGACGATCGAGGTGCAGGCGGCAGCCGCGCCGGACGGTGAGGGCGAAGGGGGGCAGCCCCGGGTCTTCCTGTGGCGGGGCCGGGTCTACCGGGTGACCTCCGTCGTCGACCACTGGCAGGAGCGCTCCGCCTGGTGGCGGGCGACCGCCGAGGGAGTGCCGCTCGACGTCGCGGGTGCGCCGCGCCAGGTGTGGCGGGTCGCCGCCCAGGCCGGCCGCTCGGGTGCCGAGGGCATCTACGACCTGCTCCTCGACCCGTGCGCGGCCTCGACGGCCTCCACGGCCTCGACGGCGCCGGCGGCACCCGTCTGGTCGCTCGTGCGCACCCAGGACTGAGGGTGATGACG
Proteins encoded:
- a CDS encoding polyprenyl synthetase family protein; protein product: MRPEMCVTRRDVSPRRPIAVPDPFAHDLRGRIQAQLDSELARQQRHLDEMGPDVTDLTEAITALVRGGKRLRAAFAYWGYRAGGGADGQVPVALAAAMELFQAAALLHDDVMDDSDTRRGAPAAHRALASAHAERGWRGDPDRFGLAGAILSGNLCLDWCDDLVVRAGLPADRLAAAWEVLERMRTQLMAGQFIDVVESMQPWSAATGEERVERARRVLRYKSAKYSIEHPLLIGAAAAGADPTTRDALSGYGLALGEAFQLRDDLLGVFGDPDETGKPAGDDLREGKRTVLVALAWLGADAADRGRIEGWLGDPGLDEGGVAGFREILTSSGAVDEVEGEIARLVESSRAALAELEGRADVPAEAVETLGSLVDLATARTA
- the metF gene encoding methylenetetrahydrofolate reductase [NAD(P)H], giving the protein MTTQALTGIAGGTSRGTIPQRLAAPRPSVSFEFMPPKDDAGEAVLWEAIERLEPFAPDFVSVTYGAGGSSQDRTLRITEEIGRRTSLTAMAHLTCVSQTTDDLRTVLAGYRDAGIDHVLALRGDPPGDPGGEWVAHPGGLDHADELVALIRDVGGFEVGVAAFPDVHPSSASLEEDIETLVRKADAGATFAVTQMVFDADSYLRLRDAVAARRDLPITPGVMPVTSVKMIQRMALLMGTPLPERVVSRLEAVGDDSAAVRAVGVEIATELSERMLAEGAPGLHIITMNRSTASLEVLENLSHVWA
- a CDS encoding DUF6504 family protein; the encoded protein is MTRRVGETIEVQAAAAPDGEGEGGQPRVFLWRGRVYRVTSVVDHWQERSAWWRATAEGVPLDVAGAPRQVWRVAAQAGRSGAEGIYDLLLDPCAASTASTASTAPAAPVWSLVRTQD